One window from the genome of Numida meleagris isolate 19003 breed g44 Domestic line chromosome 24, NumMel1.0, whole genome shotgun sequence encodes:
- the ACKR1 gene encoding atypical chemokine receptor 1 has translation MGNCIPGSPEIVVNRTSVSFLDLFNLTDDEDYTDIDLDYVGAQPCHNRYCPFFYRAAPPFLATTGATALVATAALLLALFLRPHAWPRGRTPAAQAAACCGLFAVTLLPMATGVAWGWRAGDGLCRAVLLLWHGSVLAQGLLLGAGCCGAWGRARCVAVALGVTAAVTAVPAALSGGTVGTGQDAQCVHRSVDVASVPYLLHIAVCFCVLLLLPGTLLVPAVRQRTWSAMRCGMGWLFWALWAPYGAMLVVELLLEVEVLPPSCSTFEHFDFALGLSVALGGLHCCLMPLALLLAAFCCHKGGAPC, from the exons ATGGGGAACTGCATCCCAGGG AGCCCTGAAATCGTAGTGAACAGAACCTCTGTGTCCTTTCTGGACCTCTTCAACCTCACCGACGATGAAGACTACACGGACATCGACTTGGACTACGTGGGCGCGCAGCCGTGCCACAACCGCTACTGCCCCTTCTTCTACCGCGCCGCCCCACCGTTCCTGGCCACCACCGGTGCCACCGCCCTCGTGGCCACGGCCgctctgctgctggccctgTTCCTGCGTCCCCACGCCTGGCCCCGTGGCCGCACGCCGGCGGCCCAAGCGGCCGCGTGCTGCGGGCTGTTCGCCGTCACACTGCTGCCGATGGCCACGGGCGTCGCGTGGGGCTGGCGCGCGGGCGATGGGCTGTGCagggccgtgctgctgctgtggcacgGCAGCGTGTTGGcgcaggggctgctgctgggggccgGGTGCTGCGGCGCGTGGGGCCGCGCTCGGTGCGTGGCGGTGGCCCTGGGGGTGACGGCGGCGGTGACGGCGGTGCCGGCGGCGCTGAGCGGTGGCACCGTGGGGACGGGGCAGGACGCGCAGTGCGTGCACCGCAGCGTGGACGTGGCCTCGGTCCCGTATCTGCTGCACATCGCCGTGTGCTTCTGcgtcctcctgctgctgcccggcACGCTGCTGGTGCCGGCGGTGCGGCAGAGGACGTGGAGCGCAATGAGGTGCGGGATGGGGTGGCTGTTCTGGGCGCTGTGGGCGCCCTATGGGGCGATGCTGGTGGTGGAGCTCCTGCTGGAGGTGGAGGTGCTGCcgcccagctgcagcaccttcGAGCACTTCGATTTCGCGCTGGGGCTGAGCGTGGCGCTGGGggggctgcactgctgcctcatgcCCCTCGCGCTGCTCCTCGCCGCCTTCTGCTGCCACAAAGGGGGGGCACCGTGCTGA